AGCAAGGAGAAATATCACCGGCCAGGCTGGCGCTAAAAACAAAGCGAAAACCAGGCCGGTATAAAATAACGCATGAGCACATTAGGTAAAATTTTATTGGTTGATGACGATAACGACATCTTATCGGCATTAAAAATGCTTTTAGTTTCTGAAGGTTATCAAGTCAGCTTAACGCAAACTCCAGCAGCGGCCTTGGCGGCCCAAAATCGGGAAAATTTTGATCTGATCCTGATGGACCTCAATTATTCCCTGGACACCACCTCGGGGGAAGAAGGCCTGGCCCTGATTGAAGCAATCAGGAAAGCCGACGATGAAGTGCCGGTTGTGGTGATGACCGGCTGGGGCACCATAGAAGTAGCGGTGAGCACCATGCAAAACGGCGCCAATGACTTTATCCAGAAACCCTGGGAAAACGATCGCCTGCTGGCCATTATCAATAACCAGCTCAAGCTGGCCAGCAGCCAGCAGCAATCAAAAAAGCTGACCCGGCAAAACCAGCTGTTGCAACAAGAGGTCAACGACGACCTCGGCGGCGACATTATCGCCCATTCACAAGCGATGCAGCAGGTGCTGGCAATGATCAACCAGGTGGCGCTAAGCGACGCCAGCGTTTTGCTTACCGGCGAAAACGGTACCGGCAAAAGCCTGTTCGCCCGTTATATTCATGCCCATTCGCCGCGCAGCCATGCCCCGCAGATCAGCGTCAATATGGGGGCGGTAACCGAATCCCTGTTTGAAAGCGAAATGTTCGGCCATACCAAAGGCGCTTTCACCGATGCCAAATCCACCCGGATCGGCCGGTTCGAGCTTGCCGACGGCGGCAGTTTATTTCTGGATGAAATCGCCAATACCCCCTATTCCCAGCAGGGAAAACTGCTACGGGTGCTGGAAGACAGGGAGTTTGAAAAAGTCGGCGGCAATAAGACCCAACAGGTGGATATCCGGCTGATCTGTGCCACCAACGCCGATCTCAGCCAGGCGGTTGAACAGCAAACATTCCGCAAAGACCTGCTCTACCGTATTAATACCATCGCCATAGAAATTCCGCCGCTGAGAAACCGCCGGGAAGATATAGTGCCCCTGGCCCGCTCTTTTCTGACCCGGACCGCCGCCAAGTACGGCAAAGCTCCTCTGCCCCTGAGTCTGGCAGCACAGGAGGCGCTTACCGCCTATGACTGGCCCGGCAATATCCGCGAGCTGCACCATGTGATGGAGCGGGCACAGATATTATCCCAGGGCGAAGAAATCAACCCGCAGGCTTTGGGCCTGCCGTCCACCCAGGCTCCCGCTAAACCCCAGAGCCAGGATACAAGCACACCGGCGACACTGGGACAAGGCAAAGACGGCAACCTGGCAACCCTGGCCTCCCTCGAACTGGAGATCCTCGAACAGCGCTTGTCCCATTTTAACGGCAATGCCGTCAAGGCCGCCAAATCACTGGGATTAAGCCGCAGCGCTTTTTACCGCAGACTGGGGAAAAGTGAACAATAATGAGCAATCACGGCCCGGCAGCCCCGAAAAAACTTTCTTTTGAAGCCCAGTTAACCCGGCTGTCGTTAACCGCTTCGCTGCCGCTTTTTTGCCTGCTGATCCCTGTGATGTTTTATGCCGGCATTTCCATATATCTGATTTTGCTGACGATATTGTTATCGGGACTGACCCTGGTATATTGCCATGTCAAAATTCACCAGAAATCCGCCTACCAGTTCCGCAGTCTGACCAACATACTCGAAGCCATGCTAC
This genomic window from Thalassomonas viridans contains:
- a CDS encoding sigma-54-dependent transcriptional regulator; this encodes MSTLGKILLVDDDNDILSALKMLLVSEGYQVSLTQTPAAALAAQNRENFDLILMDLNYSLDTTSGEEGLALIEAIRKADDEVPVVVMTGWGTIEVAVSTMQNGANDFIQKPWENDRLLAIINNQLKLASSQQQSKKLTRQNQLLQQEVNDDLGGDIIAHSQAMQQVLAMINQVALSDASVLLTGENGTGKSLFARYIHAHSPRSHAPQISVNMGAVTESLFESEMFGHTKGAFTDAKSTRIGRFELADGGSLFLDEIANTPYSQQGKLLRVLEDREFEKVGGNKTQQVDIRLICATNADLSQAVEQQTFRKDLLYRINTIAIEIPPLRNRREDIVPLARSFLTRTAAKYGKAPLPLSLAAQEALTAYDWPGNIRELHHVMERAQILSQGEEINPQALGLPSTQAPAKPQSQDTSTPATLGQGKDGNLATLASLELEILEQRLSHFNGNAVKAAKSLGLSRSAFYRRLGKSEQ